The following are from one region of the Mesorhizobium sp. B4-1-4 genome:
- a CDS encoding Lrp/AsnC family transcriptional regulator has protein sequence MDSLDERLVTLLRHDGRRSVSDLAVDLGVSRATVRARMERLERSGQIIGYTVVLRADAVDQRIRGIMLIEIEGHAADRVVRSLGGFPEVSDIHTTNGRWDLVVELGTASLTDFDAVLRRIRLIPGITGSETSLLLATPRTTRARLA, from the coding sequence ATGGATTCCTTAGACGAACGGCTCGTGACCTTGCTTCGGCACGACGGGCGGCGCAGCGTATCTGATCTGGCCGTGGACCTCGGCGTTTCACGCGCCACGGTCAGAGCGCGCATGGAGCGGCTTGAACGGTCCGGCCAGATCATCGGCTACACGGTCGTGCTCCGCGCCGATGCGGTCGATCAGCGCATTCGGGGCATCATGCTGATCGAGATCGAAGGCCACGCCGCTGATCGCGTGGTGCGCTCGTTAGGAGGCTTCCCCGAGGTCTCGGACATCCACACGACCAATGGCCGCTGGGACCTGGTGGTGGAACTTGGGACGGCCTCGTTGACCGATTTTGATGCTGTATTGCGCCGCATCCGCCTCATTCCCGGCATAACCGGCAGCGAGACGAGCCTCCTCCTGGCAACGCCGCGCACGACTCGGGCACGGCTGGCCTAG
- a CDS encoding helix-turn-helix transcriptional regulator gives MRMGNIWAPLAKAIAATGTDRHVDCLIDLIGADIEHDLVTVTRYSTTQTPEFVKHRRFSDEMVRRYLDNYYVFDPFYASWRRERRLGIMPLKRLADDEAKRGQYIAGFLAQSEICDEVGIMLADGGDWCLGIFLDRSTSSFKESEIALLDERLPVFEALHALDIKARGAEFSRTSAPTSPGASPRQKPTIPVSLWPELSPRERELVQLILAGHPTATIAERLGITVGTVKNHRRRIYEKLDITTERELFLQFFQHRDPEI, from the coding sequence ATGCGCATGGGCAATATCTGGGCGCCGCTCGCCAAGGCGATCGCCGCCACCGGCACGGACAGGCATGTCGATTGCCTGATCGACCTGATCGGCGCGGATATCGAGCACGACCTCGTCACGGTGACGCGCTACTCGACGACGCAGACACCGGAATTCGTGAAGCACCGGCGCTTCTCGGATGAAATGGTCCGGCGCTATCTCGACAACTACTATGTATTCGACCCGTTCTATGCCTCGTGGCGGCGCGAGCGCCGGTTGGGCATCATGCCGCTCAAGCGACTGGCGGATGACGAGGCCAAGCGCGGCCAGTACATAGCCGGCTTCCTGGCACAGTCGGAAATCTGCGACGAGGTCGGCATCATGCTGGCCGATGGCGGCGACTGGTGCCTTGGCATCTTCCTCGATCGCTCGACCAGTTCGTTCAAGGAAAGCGAGATCGCCTTGCTGGACGAACGGCTGCCGGTGTTCGAGGCACTGCACGCGCTCGACATCAAGGCGCGCGGAGCCGAGTTTTCCCGCACGTCAGCGCCGACAAGCCCCGGCGCTTCACCGCGACAGAAACCGACAATTCCCGTTAGCCTGTGGCCGGAACTCTCGCCCAGGGAAAGGGAGCTCGTGCAACTCATCCTGGCCGGCCACCCGACCGCCACCATCGCCGAGCGGCTCGGCATCACGGTGGGCACGGTCAAGAACCATCGCCGCCGCATCTACGAAAAGCTCGACATAACGACTGAGCGAGAGCTTTTCCTCCAATTCTTTCAGCACCGCGATCCAGAAATCTGA
- the rocF gene encoding arginase: MRCRIVGAPVQDGAGRMGCEMGPSALRTAGLSQVLSGLGHTVEDMGAVQPVPTRRLVHGNLALKALPEVSAWTSAIAEAAYAVSKDAMPIFLGGDHSISAGTVSGIARRAAESGRPLFVLWLDAHPDFHTLDTTASGNLHGVPLAYASGQPGFRGYFPDLPAAVDPSRICTMGLRSVDPAERTALNEAGVTVHDMRAIDEHGIAPLLRAFLARVSAEDGLLHVSLDVDFLDPSIAPAVGTTVPGGATFREAHLVMEMLSDSGLVSSLDLVELNPFLDERGRTATLMVDLTASLMGRRIMDRPTRSHSGSF; this comes from the coding sequence ATGCGTTGCAGAATCGTCGGGGCGCCGGTGCAGGACGGCGCTGGCAGAATGGGATGTGAAATGGGTCCGAGTGCGCTGCGGACCGCCGGACTTTCCCAGGTGCTGTCGGGCCTCGGCCACACTGTCGAGGATATGGGTGCCGTCCAGCCGGTTCCGACAAGACGCCTCGTGCACGGCAACCTGGCACTGAAGGCCCTGCCTGAGGTATCGGCCTGGACATCCGCCATCGCCGAGGCCGCCTACGCTGTGAGCAAGGATGCCATGCCGATCTTTCTCGGCGGCGACCATTCGATCTCGGCCGGCACCGTATCGGGCATCGCCCGCCGCGCCGCCGAAAGCGGGCGCCCGCTGTTCGTTCTGTGGCTCGATGCGCATCCGGACTTCCACACGCTCGATACCACCGCCAGCGGCAACCTGCACGGTGTTCCGCTCGCCTATGCCAGCGGCCAGCCGGGTTTCCGCGGCTATTTTCCGGATCTGCCGGCAGCGGTCGATCCCTCGCGCATCTGCACCATGGGCCTGCGCAGTGTCGACCCGGCCGAGCGAACGGCGCTCAACGAGGCAGGAGTAACCGTGCACGATATGCGCGCCATCGACGAGCATGGCATTGCTCCACTCCTGCGCGCTTTCCTGGCGCGCGTGTCGGCGGAAGACGGCCTGCTGCATGTCAGTCTCGATGTCGACTTCCTCGACCCGTCTATCGCCCCGGCGGTCGGCACCACCGTTCCCGGCGGTGCCACGTTCCGCGAGGCGCATCTGGTGATGGAGATGCTGTCCGACAGCGGTCTCGTTTCCAGCCTCGACCTGGTCGAGTTGAATCCCTTTCTGGACGAGCGGGGCCGAACCGCGACGCTGATGGTCGACCTGACCGCGAGCCTGATGGGTCGCCGCATCATGGACCGCCCCACCCGCAGCCATTCCGGGAGCTTTTGA
- a CDS encoding LysR family transcriptional regulator has protein sequence MGELESLRVFLAVAERGSFAGVARQLGMTPASVTRTIAGLERQLGVQLLVRTTRQVSLTSAGAVYAARVAPLSQGLVRAAEETREAQGITSGGIRISAPLSLGLKVLPPVLSQFVTLYPQTHVSLALSDGFVDIVEEDYDLAIRISGPPVDKSTIWRKIREVPRVLVAAPNYLTSRGTPQSPDDLAEHACLSYASDARDEHWELSKGGGRRTHKATGVFSSNSGDLLARLALNGEGIVLLPRFIVDDDLAAGRLVEVLADWSTPQIWLTLYYPPYEKLPLRVATFSDFFEAYIQEIRSF, from the coding sequence ATGGGTGAACTTGAATCTCTGCGCGTATTCCTGGCCGTCGCCGAACGAGGCAGTTTCGCCGGCGTGGCTCGCCAGCTCGGCATGACACCAGCGTCGGTGACGCGCACCATCGCCGGGCTTGAACGGCAGCTCGGCGTGCAATTGCTGGTACGCACGACGCGGCAGGTGTCCCTGACATCCGCCGGAGCCGTCTACGCGGCGCGCGTGGCGCCTCTTTCCCAAGGTCTCGTCCGTGCGGCGGAGGAAACCCGCGAGGCTCAGGGGATAACGTCCGGTGGCATCCGCATCAGCGCCCCGCTTTCACTAGGGCTGAAGGTGCTACCCCCCGTGCTCTCGCAATTCGTGACCCTGTATCCGCAGACGCACGTCTCCCTGGCGCTTTCCGACGGGTTCGTCGATATCGTCGAAGAGGACTACGATCTCGCGATCCGGATTTCCGGGCCGCCCGTCGACAAGTCGACCATCTGGCGCAAGATAAGGGAGGTGCCGCGGGTGCTGGTTGCTGCCCCAAACTATCTGACCTCCCGCGGTACCCCGCAGTCGCCCGACGATCTGGCGGAGCATGCTTGCCTCAGCTACGCGTCGGATGCGCGCGACGAGCATTGGGAACTCTCGAAAGGCGGCGGCCGGCGAACCCACAAGGCAACCGGCGTCTTCAGCTCCAACAGTGGCGATCTGCTCGCCCGACTTGCCCTCAATGGCGAAGGGATCGTGCTCTTGCCCCGGTTCATCGTCGACGATGATCTCGCCGCTGGAAGGCTGGTGGAGGTTCTTGCGGACTGGAGCACTCCGCAGATCTGGCTCACGCTCTACTATCCGCCTTACGAAAAGCTACCGCTCCGGGTTGCCACCTTCTCCGATTTTTTCGAAGCTTATATCCAGGAAATCCGCTCGTTCTGA
- a CDS encoding ornithine cyclodeaminase, which produces MTTAKLNIVPFVSVDRMMKLVIAIGVERFLTELASYIEEDFRRWELFDKTPRIASHSHDGVIELMPTSDGRLYGFKYVNGHPKNMRQGLQTVTAFGVLADVGSGYPMLLTEMTILTALRTAATSAVAAKYLAPSGARTMAIIGNGAQSEFQAIAFKALTGIDRLRLYDIDRSASLKCAKNLSGMGFDIIICGTGQEAVEGAGIITTVTADKQNATILTDNMVGSGVHINAVGGDCPGKTELHKDILLRSDIFVEFPPQTRIEGEIQQLAPDHPVTELWQVITTKAQGRRDAKQITLFDSVGFAIEDFSALRYIRDQLQATGLYEELDLLADPDEPRDLFGMLLRAAMQPAA; this is translated from the coding sequence ATGACCACGGCAAAGCTGAACATCGTCCCCTTCGTCAGTGTCGACCGTATGATGAAGCTGGTGATTGCCATCGGTGTCGAGCGCTTCCTGACCGAGCTTGCAAGCTACATCGAGGAAGACTTCCGTCGCTGGGAACTGTTCGACAAGACGCCGCGTATCGCCTCGCATAGCCATGACGGCGTCATCGAGCTGATGCCGACAAGCGATGGGCGCCTCTACGGCTTCAAATACGTCAATGGCCATCCCAAGAACATGCGCCAGGGCTTGCAGACGGTCACGGCGTTCGGCGTGCTCGCCGATGTCGGCAGCGGTTATCCGATGCTGCTCACCGAAATGACCATCCTGACCGCGCTGCGCACCGCTGCCACCTCCGCTGTCGCGGCCAAGTATCTGGCGCCGAGCGGCGCGCGCACCATGGCCATCATCGGCAATGGCGCCCAATCGGAATTCCAGGCGATCGCCTTCAAGGCGCTCACAGGCATCGACCGGCTCAGGCTTTACGACATCGATCGGTCCGCCTCGCTGAAATGCGCGAAGAACCTTTCAGGCATGGGATTCGATATCATCATCTGCGGGACCGGGCAGGAAGCGGTTGAAGGTGCCGGGATCATCACGACCGTTACCGCCGACAAGCAGAACGCCACCATTCTCACCGACAACATGGTCGGCTCCGGCGTCCACATCAACGCTGTCGGCGGCGATTGCCCCGGCAAGACCGAACTGCACAAGGATATCCTGCTGCGCTCGGATATCTTCGTCGAGTTCCCGCCGCAGACACGCATCGAGGGCGAGATCCAGCAACTGGCCCCTGACCATCCCGTGACCGAACTCTGGCAAGTAATCACCACCAAGGCCCAAGGCCGCCGAGACGCCAAGCAGATCACGCTGTTCGATTCGGTCGGCTTCGCGATCGAGGATTTTTCGGCGCTGCGCTATATACGCGACCAACTGCAAGCGACCGGCCTCTACGAGGAACTCGACCTGCTCGCCGATCCCGATGAACCACGCGACCTGTTTGGCATGTTGCTGAGGGCGGCCATGCAGCCAGCAGCTTGA
- a CDS encoding maleylacetate reductase, with amino-acid sequence MSSFLPEFAFSQAAVRVRFAPGVRHDTGAEVERLGCRRAIIISTPGQVAMAHDLRTDMGEFAAGVLPLAQMHTPVPVTQEAMLQVGQMDGDCLVAIGGGSTIGLAKALSLRTGLPQIVLPTTYAGSEATPVLGQTEDGVKTTLTDARIQPQVILYDAELIRSLPVSTTVASALNAMAHAAEGLYARDRNPISTLLATEGLRAFRRALPDVCRNPRDLTARGETLYGAWLCGTVLGQVGMALHHKLCHVLGGSFGLPHAETHAVMLRYTIAFNATATGALLDPIREIFDDGDIGHALAIFADGVGAPRALRDLGMREADLAGAADLAMSSAYWNPRPLIRGEILGLLRSAWAGRTVAKAARAERQSQGQMAAVVRRRHR; translated from the coding sequence ATGTCATCGTTTCTACCTGAATTCGCATTCTCCCAGGCAGCAGTCCGGGTCCGGTTTGCCCCAGGGGTTCGCCATGACACCGGCGCCGAGGTAGAGCGCCTCGGCTGCAGGCGCGCGATCATAATTTCGACCCCCGGCCAGGTCGCGATGGCGCACGACCTGAGGACGGATATGGGCGAATTCGCCGCAGGCGTACTGCCGCTCGCGCAAATGCACACGCCCGTGCCGGTGACCCAGGAGGCCATGTTACAAGTTGGACAAATGGACGGGGATTGCCTGGTCGCGATCGGCGGTGGATCGACCATTGGGCTTGCCAAGGCGCTTTCATTGAGAACCGGACTGCCGCAAATCGTGCTGCCGACGACCTATGCCGGCAGCGAAGCCACTCCGGTGCTCGGTCAGACCGAAGACGGGGTCAAGACGACATTGACGGATGCCCGGATTCAGCCCCAGGTCATCCTCTACGACGCCGAACTTATCCGTTCGCTGCCGGTTTCGACGACCGTGGCAAGCGCGCTCAACGCCATGGCGCATGCTGCCGAGGGGCTCTATGCGCGCGATCGCAATCCGATATCGACGCTTCTCGCGACAGAGGGGCTTCGAGCGTTCCGGAGGGCATTGCCGGACGTCTGCCGCAATCCTCGGGATCTCACGGCGCGTGGCGAGACCCTCTATGGGGCATGGCTGTGCGGCACTGTGCTCGGGCAAGTCGGCATGGCCTTGCACCACAAGCTATGCCATGTGCTCGGCGGCTCCTTCGGCCTGCCTCATGCCGAGACCCACGCGGTAATGCTGCGCTATACGATCGCTTTCAACGCGACCGCCACAGGTGCCCTTCTGGATCCGATACGCGAAATCTTTGATGACGGCGACATTGGTCATGCGCTTGCAATCTTCGCGGACGGCGTCGGAGCGCCACGGGCCTTGCGTGACCTCGGAATGCGCGAAGCGGATCTCGCCGGCGCCGCCGATCTTGCAATGTCGTCCGCCTATTGGAATCCGCGGCCGCTGATACGCGGCGAAATCCTCGGTCTGCTGAGATCGGCGTGGGCCGGGAGGACCGTAGCCAAGGCGGCAAGGGCTGAAAGACAGTCCCAAGGACAAATGGCTGCGGTCGTACGACGACGTCACCGGTGA